The Labilibaculum sp. DW002 genome includes a region encoding these proteins:
- a CDS encoding PorP/SprF family type IX secretion system membrane protein: protein MRKELKIIGFFILLLNSVNLYSQDVEFSQFYANKIYLNPAFAGSDYDARVGLGYRNQWPELNSAYVSYSVAYDQYVDVLGGGVGLHLMQDEQGDGTVSTTTASAMYAYTLRISKKLSIKAGFQASFIERKLDESNFTYPDQTDEFYINGLINPFTGEGAIDHLNRNYFDFSSGLIASYKNWFIGFAAHHLTEPDESFKDESDYSKLPRKYTLHCGVNVPVFRYGLHKADFSLAPNFLYRQQGTNKQLNYGMYVSKGSIIYGMWYRDNLELEYDAIILQLGIIRDWWQVSYSYDKTVSKLIHTNAGAHEIAFMMRIKNPRNRRSRSGCMEVSARKRRQIGRIKCPRF, encoded by the coding sequence ATGAGAAAAGAACTGAAAATAATAGGCTTTTTTATACTGTTATTGAATTCTGTAAACCTGTATTCACAGGATGTAGAGTTCTCTCAGTTCTACGCGAATAAGATTTATTTAAATCCTGCATTTGCAGGCTCTGATTATGACGCGAGAGTAGGATTGGGATATCGTAACCAATGGCCTGAATTAAATTCAGCATATGTAAGTTATAGCGTAGCCTATGACCAGTATGTAGATGTTTTAGGTGGTGGTGTAGGCCTTCACCTGATGCAGGATGAACAAGGAGATGGAACCGTAAGTACGACAACAGCAAGTGCAATGTACGCCTATACCTTGCGAATTTCTAAAAAACTATCTATTAAGGCTGGTTTTCAGGCTTCCTTTATCGAACGTAAGTTAGATGAATCAAATTTTACCTATCCAGATCAGACGGATGAATTTTATATTAATGGATTAATAAATCCGTTTACAGGAGAAGGTGCAATTGATCATTTGAATCGAAATTATTTCGATTTTTCTTCAGGCCTAATAGCTTCGTATAAAAATTGGTTTATAGGTTTCGCTGCTCATCATTTAACCGAGCCTGATGAATCGTTTAAAGACGAAAGTGATTATTCTAAACTGCCTCGTAAATATACTTTACATTGTGGTGTTAATGTTCCCGTTTTTAGATATGGATTGCATAAAGCAGACTTTAGTCTGGCACCAAACTTTCTATATCGACAACAAGGAACGAATAAACAACTAAATTATGGGATGTATGTTTCCAAAGGATCAATCATTTATGGAATGTGGTATCGTGATAATTTAGAATTGGAATATGATGCTATTATTCTTCAATTAGGTATTATTAGAGATTGGTGGCAAGTTTCCTATAGTTACGATAAAACAGTTTCAAAATTAATTCATACCAATGCAGGCGCTCATGAAATAGCTTTTATGATGCGGATTAAAAATCCTCGAAATCGTAGATCTCGTTCTGGTTGTATGGAAGTCAGTGCAAGAAAAAGAAGACAGATTGGACGAATAAAATGCCCAAGATTTTAG
- a CDS encoding cache domain-containing protein, with protein sequence MSPIIKSNKYNKLSISKAYFLLFLVLTVTFLLGIGGIWIYKEISDFNQESKKIRKELLSDQKKILTNKTKECLDFIEYQNTQSESRIKNRLKNFVNQAHAIASNIYNENKGKLSDHEIQKRIKQAITPLRFSNDHGYIFINTLDGVGVLYPFSKKKEGQNLINLQDLNKNYLIKNEINLMQFQDDAYTKYVNPNKVVNQFNAYTKVSYIKKFKPYGWYLGSFAFLDDLQEENQRETLIRIDQISFDDNNHFFVYKKDGTCLLHYDTTSIGVNYRDYNDKFRKANVEKILASTVSQKGGFIEYQNQSENEGLKISYIKTIEEWDWVIGAGIFTKEIDAGIEIARNHLKENVYKYIYQIILLVAFAIIILYITSKFISKKMNRNFVSFNNFFRKASTESHKIKTDELYFPEFRDMSITINRMIDIRSQKEEELKDAKERAEESDRLKSSFLANMSHEIRTPMNAIIGFSELLQEEDLPFETRQQFFNHIKNSGNSLLNLINDIIDFSKIESGELKISKTVFNLNEMFDELHQTFIKIKTGKGKDHIDLKFTKGLSDQNCIIYTDPFRLKQIITNLVENSIKFTEKGSILVSYHLNQTELVFSVIDTGIGISQDKQDIIFSRFRQADDSHARKYGGTGLGLSISKKLSELLNGKMWLESTVDIGSNFSISIPYQLDENHVPTVLNDDLSDKKKISGKKILVVDDYEVNLTLLKQMLQASGVEVMVSENGNNAINQCSKNDFDLVLLDLQMPEINGFDTLKLIKKNKPEIKIVAQTAYALENEKEQILSSGFDGYISKPIVKKELMDIIHKIL encoded by the coding sequence ATGAGTCCTATTATAAAATCTAACAAATACAATAAACTAAGTATTAGCAAGGCATATTTCCTGCTATTTCTTGTACTTACTGTCACCTTTCTTCTTGGGATCGGTGGCATCTGGATTTATAAAGAAATTTCAGATTTTAATCAGGAATCGAAAAAAATAAGAAAAGAATTATTAAGTGATCAAAAGAAAATATTAACCAATAAGACTAAGGAGTGTCTTGATTTTATTGAATATCAAAATACACAATCAGAATCTAGAATAAAAAACAGACTTAAGAATTTTGTAAATCAGGCTCATGCCATTGCCTCAAACATTTACAATGAAAATAAAGGTAAATTATCTGATCATGAAATTCAAAAGAGAATAAAACAAGCCATAACGCCTCTTCGCTTTTCAAACGATCATGGATACATTTTTATAAATACCCTTGATGGGGTTGGTGTTTTATACCCTTTTTCCAAAAAGAAAGAAGGCCAAAACCTAATAAACCTTCAAGATTTAAATAAAAATTATCTTATAAAAAATGAAATTAACCTGATGCAATTTCAGGATGATGCATATACTAAATATGTAAATCCTAATAAGGTTGTTAATCAGTTTAATGCTTACACCAAAGTTTCTTACATTAAAAAATTCAAGCCTTACGGTTGGTATTTAGGATCTTTTGCCTTTCTCGATGATTTACAAGAAGAAAACCAGCGTGAGACCTTAATTAGAATTGACCAAATTAGTTTTGATGACAACAACCATTTTTTTGTGTATAAAAAAGATGGCACTTGTCTGTTACATTATGACACAACAAGTATTGGAGTAAATTATAGAGATTACAATGATAAATTCCGTAAGGCTAATGTGGAAAAAATATTAGCCTCTACAGTATCTCAAAAAGGTGGTTTCATTGAATATCAAAATCAATCTGAAAATGAAGGTTTAAAAATATCCTATATAAAAACGATTGAAGAATGGGATTGGGTTATTGGCGCTGGAATTTTCACTAAAGAAATAGATGCTGGAATTGAAATTGCACGTAATCATTTAAAAGAAAATGTGTATAAATACATCTATCAGATTATTCTGTTGGTTGCTTTTGCAATTATTATACTCTACATCACTTCGAAATTTATCTCAAAGAAGATGAATCGGAACTTTGTTTCTTTCAACAATTTTTTCCGAAAAGCATCAACTGAATCTCATAAAATTAAAACAGACGAATTATACTTTCCCGAGTTTCGAGACATGTCAATTACCATTAATAGAATGATTGACATTCGATCTCAAAAAGAAGAAGAACTTAAGGATGCAAAAGAACGCGCCGAAGAATCTGATCGTTTAAAATCGTCTTTTCTTGCTAATATGTCGCACGAAATTAGAACTCCAATGAATGCTATAATTGGATTTTCAGAATTATTACAAGAAGAAGACTTGCCATTTGAAACGAGACAACAATTTTTTAACCACATCAAAAATAGTGGCAATTCCTTGTTAAATTTGATTAACGACATTATCGATTTCTCGAAAATTGAGTCAGGTGAATTAAAAATTTCAAAAACTGTTTTTAACCTTAATGAAATGTTTGATGAGCTGCATCAGACTTTTATTAAAATTAAAACAGGAAAAGGAAAAGACCATATTGATTTAAAATTTACAAAAGGTTTAAGTGACCAAAATTGCATAATTTACACTGATCCTTTTAGATTGAAACAGATCATTACAAACCTTGTTGAAAACTCGATAAAGTTCACCGAAAAAGGTAGTATCCTAGTATCGTATCATTTAAATCAAACCGAACTTGTTTTTTCTGTAATAGATACTGGCATTGGTATTTCACAAGATAAACAGGATATTATATTCAGTCGCTTTAGACAAGCAGATGATTCTCATGCTCGTAAATATGGAGGAACAGGATTAGGCTTATCAATTTCTAAGAAATTATCTGAATTACTTAATGGAAAAATGTGGCTTGAATCAACTGTAGATATTGGAAGTAATTTCTCTATCAGTATACCATATCAATTGGATGAAAATCATGTCCCGACGGTATTAAATGATGATCTGTCGGATAAAAAAAAAATAAGTGGTAAGAAAATTCTTGTTGTGGATGATTACGAGGTAAATCTCACCTTATTAAAACAAATGCTGCAAGCTTCAGGAGTTGAAGTCATGGTATCTGAAAATGGGAATAATGCTATAAACCAATGCTCTAAGAACGATTTTGATTTGGTGCTATTGGATCTTCAAATGCCTGAAATAAATGGGTTTGATACTTTAAAACTAATTAAGAAGAACAAACCAGAAATTAAGATAGTAGCCCAAACAGCTTATGCTTTGGAAAATGAAAAGGAACAAATATTAAGTTCAGGATTTGATGGATACATTTCAAAACCAATTGTCAAAAAAGAATTAATGGACATCATTCACAAAATACTATAA